In a single window of the Plasmodium cynomolgi strain B DNA, chromosome 6, whole genome shotgun sequence genome:
- a CDS encoding ankyrin-repeat protein (putative), whose translation MEVSNEAQKCIGMMEAGKGSNAEQGCKDSSCGKANSDSNEVGSKTEEGDTSNTGNCNNSETLKTSEGTGGKNESDMNQKKSDMNQKKSDMNQKKSDMNQKKSDMNQKKNDMNQNESDINKTDKGKKRKNSKKKYYSKNKKQADLCPPEKAPIQENGCPRNSSNLGEGKAKGEEGTKKGEANNAPNVESAEKGDEEQVGKGSGIKGYKNGQEVETSNVKADEAGPGKSADGERKTKKKRKKAKRKKKKGKDASEVDGKGDSKGDSKGHGKGHDKGHGAAGDEEISGLTKVKDTLPNDHSNENASTTTAISTNTDCNARGKSAVKGTMDSENLYSNDLTTNPVADQKQSKKKKKKSSKGNQTVQHGKAQNGEENLNFAKNKKEHPSKKTSVNHHAVYKIPSRCMTKDQLNNLANLIYKNSIGYGLPPKSVASNFSSNACEGSCSNHPLNFLNMQTKRNMLQLPKSTNCKYGFSVDNQGYSNYLYGSVPLRSANECYDFSYVDGVPGGVGNFFYGSDLSRNALMERALSLHGMYSVGSASALGDVGGVSGVGGVGDVSGVGDVGGLSSFSGATFRRQRKMPPRGNDSLARGANYELGKKKADLQNGHMMTRFNSATPSTKHLHYEQNQEDLTFSKRDSKNKGHYHNASRSVSRGGQILQGGVSSTMTVEKMANIGNTVKEENFSSASNFAYFSNGANLNIRGKYPQQGNIQLSNNNSPVIPGMRNDSTYAYMQRGKMQNNVANSRRFVPNGGGRENYMCEKSAEGGVAAKEKEETPKVTDPTCERGRATNFEVNKEIHKFIDYCVKNYGDKYIANVLHEFSPNGIGDKYDELRNIFKINISEENLSTLQMLERDGNGELPAFLKGHPKVGGEAEAQHGEVDRGEQLKGEPLKEEPLKEEPLKGEPLKEESLKEESLKEESLKEESLKGEPLKEEALKGEPLPGGPLKQDAPPGDAPDAGNVFEGDPALSVTIPPGLSLPDINRALLHGAYLDNIAVVKKCLEKNADINYFDKIGRRALHYACAGGYYEICQLLIDNGAKVNVSDYKHWTPLHIAVTKMHKEITELLLKNDANIHAMLPHSLSPNRGKTTASMCIHFAAIKGSKEITELLLHYGAKINDTDLSNRTALHYAAYRNNSDYLKFLIYEKKAKVNIFDVHNRLPIHSACLGGVLKNVQLLAENKSFLQKRDIYNMSPIDIATIKKFKNIRKFLAKYINENFNPSDAEEGEEKKKKMKKNEGEGKSEMEAKNEVEAKNEVEAKSEVEAKSEVEAKNEVEAKNEGEAQNEGEAKNEGEDPKNTGGDVPSPVDEGDEHKMDPKEFYNDNKMIKDILTTTISTILKERNRDQIKRVVDALGVYISLSLLEKTILIQNYGGIDMVSKEGKRTNGGVFFYLIKYMYKNDIISKFKYDYIVEEEKEKKKTYRKLKKKLLQEEENAKGGNVKGGNLKDVDGGLGGEVPPEGKNQNKNKNKKKKNDKFMGQSKGIRNGSAAFNSAKGAAMESVQNGTVPVVGASGNKASPGYDTPKTTRGKNALSTHSGEVKHTGSEQVVSLSTMEAVDTVHKYNLNSLATKKARNNTHFGNLQSDHPPKDPHASNAEEGKNKKKTKKKKNNNITNNNIINNSIINNDNNTNNRAHVVGVDAQAGTPNNCLTKANVGSSFINLVQNSYASMQNMVKAQGQRKRAYHMNGVACEQGNFDWGHGGGCNGFDGFGNFDGYGSFGHWNSVMSLNCRPPRRNQVNMNSLNRCNQVSRNSRNNGNQYSKSIRSYQNEFPIPYVNGVQKSANDYTGCAENPGGYRHNQNVYMVNNLCNPHGNGKQKMLSSNMNGGRFRGYPKM comes from the exons atggaagtctCAAATGAAGCGCAAAAATGTATCGGGATGATGGAAGCGGGAAAGGGAAGTAATGCAGAACAGGGGTGCAAAGATTCATCGTGTGGAAAAGCAAACAGTGATAGTAATGAGGTAGGAAGTAAGACGGAAGAGGGGGATACAAGTAACACCGGAAATTGCAATAACAGCGAAACACTTAAGACAAGCGAAGGGACAGGCGGCAAAAACGAAAGCGACATGAACCAAAAGAAAAGCGACATGAACCAAAAGAAAAGCGACATGAACCAAAAGAAAAGCGACATGAACCAGAAGAAAAGCGACATGaaccaaaagaaaaacgacATGAACCAAAACGAAAGCGATATAAACAAAACCgataaggggaaaaaaagaaaaaattcgaagaaaaagtattatagtaaaaataagaagcAGGCGGATTTGTGCCCCCCAGAAAAAGCGCCCATCCAGGAGAACGGCTGTCCTAGGAACAGCAGCAACCTTGGGGagggaaaagcaaaaggcGAGGaaggtacaaaaaagggtgaagCAAATAATGCCCCTAATGTTGAATCGGCTGAAAAGGGAGACGAAGAACAAGTGGGCAAAGGGAGCGGCATAAAGGGGTATAAAAATGGACAGGAAGTCGAAACGAGTAATGTTAAGGCGGATGAGGCGGGGCCGGGCAAATCCGCAGATGGGGaaagaaagacaaaaaaaaaaagaaaaaaagccaaaaggaaaaagaaaaagggtaAAGATGCGAGCGAAGTCGATGGTAAAGGAGATAGCAAAGGAGATAGCAAAGGGCATGGCAAAGGGCATGACAAAGGGCATGGCGCAGCAGGTGACGAAGAGATTAGCGGCTTGACAAAAGTTAAGGACACGCTCCCAAATGATCACAGCAATGAAAATGCCAGTACCACCACGGCAATTAGCACCAACACGGATTGCAACGCAAGGGGGAAGAGCGCTGTCAAGGGCACCATGGACTCTGAGAACCTTTACAGCAATGACCTTACGACCAATCCAGTGGCAGACCAAAAACagagcaaaaagaagaaaaaaaaatcttcaaaagGGAATCAAACTGTGCAGCATGGTaaggcacaaaatggggaggaaaatctcaattttgcaaaaaataaaaaggaacaccCCTCTAAAAAGACAAGCGTGAATCATCACGCCGTGTACAAAATACCTAGCAGATGTATGACCAAAGATCAACTTAACAATCTGGCAAATttgatttataaaaatagcatTGGTTATGGTCTCCCCCCGAAGAGTGTAGCTAGTAACTTCAGTTCGAATGCATGTGAAGGTTCGTGTAGTAATCATCCCCTCAATTTTCTGAACATGCAGACTAAAAGGAACATGCTACAATTGCCGAAAAGcacaaattgtaaatatgGCTTCAGTGTGGACAATCAGGGATACTCAAATTACTTGTACGGGTCGGTCCCCCTCCGCAGCGCAAATGAGTGCTACGATTTTTCGTACGTGGACGGGGTTCCCGGTGGCgtggggaattttttctacGGAAGCGACCTGTCGAGGAATGCCCTAATGGAGAGGGCTCTCTCGTTGCACGGCATGTACAGCGTGGGAAGCGCAAGTGCTTTGGGCGATGTTGgcggtgttagcggtgttGGAGGCGTTGGCGATGTTAGCGGCGTTGGCGATGTTGGCGGCCTTAGCAGCTTCAGCGGCGCCACCTTTCGAAGACAACGCAAAATGCCACCGCGGGGAAACGACAGCTTGGCGCGAGGTGCGAATTACGAATTGGGCAAGAAGAAAGCGGATCTGCAAAATGGCCACATGATGACCAGGTTCAATTCGGCTACCCCCAGCACGAAACATTTGCACTATGAACAGAATCAAGAGGATCTAACTTTCAGCAAACGAGATAGTAAGAACAAGGGGCACTACCACAACGCAAGTAGAAGTGTGTCCAGGGGAGGGCAGATCCTCCAGGGGGGCGTCAGCAGCACGATGACTGTAGAGAAAATGGCCAACATTGGCAACAcagtgaaggaggaaaactTTTCCAGCGCATCCAACTTTGCCTACTTTAGCAATGGGGCAAACCTAAACATCAGAGGGAAGTACCCCCAGCAAGGGAACATCCAACTgagcaacaacaacagccCTGTGATCCCAGGCATGCGGAATGATAGCACCTACGCATACATGCAAAGGGGTAA AATGCAAAACAATGTTGCTAATAGTAGAAGGTTTGTACCAAACGGGGGAGGAAGGGAAAACTACATGTGTGAGAAGAGTGCAGAGGGAGGAGTAGCAGCTaaagagaaggaagagaCCCCCAAAGTAACTGACCCAACTTGCGAAAGAGGAAGAGCTACCAACTTTGAAGTCAATAAAGAGATCCACAAATTCATAGATTATTGTGTGAAGAATTATGGAGATAAATATATTGCGAATGTTTTGCATGAATTTTCTCCAAACGGAATTGGTGATAAGTACGATGAATTGAGgaacattttcaaaattaatataagTGAGGAAAACTTGAGCACTTTGCAGATGCTGGAGAGGGACGGGAATGGGGAGCTGCCTGCGTTTTTGAAGGGCCACCCTAaggtggggggggaagcagagGCGCAGCATGGAGAGGTGGATAGGGGGGAGCAGCTGAAGGGGGAACCGCTTAAAGAGGAGCCGCTTAAAGAGGAGCCGCTTAAAGGGGAGCCGCTTAAAGAGGAATCGCTTAAAGAGGAGTCGCTTAAAGAGGAATCGCTTAAAGAGGAATCGCTGAAAGGGGAACCGCTTAAAGAGGAGGCGCTGAAAGGGGAACCGCTCCCCGGGGGACCGCTCAAACAGGACGCCCCTCCAGGCGACGCGCCGGACGCAGGGAACGTGTTCGAGGGGGACCCGGCCCTGAGCGTGACGATCCCCCCGGGACTGAGCCTCCCAGACATAAACCGAGCCCTGCTGCACGGCGCGTACTTAGACAACATCGCGGTGGTGAAGAAGTGCCTCGAGAAAAACGCAGACATAAACTACTTTGACAAAATCGGAAGGAGAGCTTTACATTATGCATGCGCAGGTGGATACTACGAGATATGCCAGCTGCTGATAGACAATGGAGCCAAAGTGAACGTGTCGGATTACAAGCACTGGACTCCCCTACACATAGCCGTTACGAAGATGCATAAAGAAATAACAGAGCTCCTACTGAAGAACGATGCCAACATACACGCGATGCTACCCCATTCGTTGTCCCCAAACAGGGGAAAAACTACGGCCAGCATGTGCATTCATTTCGCAGCCATTAAAGGGAGCAAAGAAATAACAGAGCTGTTGCTACATTATGGGGCCAAAATTAATGACACAGATTTGTCCAATAGGACAGCTCTACACTATGCTGCCTATCGAAACAATTCAGATTATTtgaagtttttaatttatgagAAAAAGGCCAAGGTTAACATCTTTGATGTGCACAATAGGTTGCCTATCCACTCGGCCTGCTTGGGAGGAGTCCTAAAGAACGTCCAGTTGTTGGCAGAGAACAAAAGCTTTCTGCAGAAGAGGGACATTTACAATATGAGTCCAATAGATATCGCCACTATTAAGAAGTTTAAGAACATAAGGAAGTTCCTGGCCAAGTACATTAATGAGAATTTTAACCCCAGCGATgcggaggagggggaggagaagaagaagaagatgaagaagaacgaGGGGGAAGGGAAGAGCGAGATGGAAGCGAAGAACGAGGTGGAAGCGAAGAACGAGGTGGAAGCGAAGAGCGAGGTGGAAGCGAAGAGCGAGGTGGAAGCGAAGAACGAGGTGGAAGCGAAGAACGAGGGGGAAGCGCAGAACGAGGGGGAAGCGAAGAACGAGGGGGAAGATCCGAAAAACACGGGAGGAGATGTACCCTCCCCCGTAGATGAAGGCGAcgaacacaaaatggacccCAAAGAATTCTACAATGACAATAAGATGATTAAAGATATTTTAACGACGACCATCAGCACCATCCTGAAGGAACGAAATCGGGACCAAATCAAAAGAGTAGTAGACGCCTTGGGCGTGTACATATCCTTGAGCCTTTTGGAGAAAACCATTTTGATCCAGAACTATGGAGGTATAGACATGGTTAGTAAGGAGGGTAAGAGAACCAACGGGGGTGTCTTCTTTTATCTCATAAAGtacatgtacaaaaatgatattatttCTAAGTTTAAGTATGACTACAttgtggaggaggagaaggagaagaaaaagacttataggaagttaaaaaaaaagctgctacaggaggaggaaaatgcGAAGGGTGGCAATGTGAAGGGTGGCAATCTGAAGGACGTCGATGGGGGGCTCGGCGGGGAGGTTCCCCCCGAGGGGAAGAATCAGAATAAGAATaagaataagaagaaaaagaacgaTAAGTTTATGGGTCAATCGAAGGGCATTCGCAATGGCAGTGCAGCCTTTAATAGCGCGAAAGGGGCTGCCATGGAGAGTGTGCAAAATGGTACTGTGCCGGTGGTCGGTGCTAGCGGCAACAAGGCGTCACCAGGTTACGACACACCGAAAACTACACGTGGTAAGAACGCCCTGAGTACCCATAGCGGGGAAGTGAAGCATACCGGTAGTGAGCAAGTGGTCTCATTGTCCACAATGGAAGCAGTCGACACAGTCCACAAATATAATTTGAATTCATTAGCTACGAAAAAGGCGAGGAATAACACACATTTTGGTAATCTGCAGAGTGACCACCCCCCCAAGGACCCACACGCGAGCAACGctgaagagggaaaaaataaaaaaaaaacgaagaaaaaaaaaaataataatattactaataacaatattattaataacagtattattaataatgataataatacTAATAATAGGGCTCATGTTGTTGGGGTGGACGCCCAAGCGGGTACCCCCAATAACTGTCTGACAAAAGCGAATGTGGGTTCCTCCTTCATAAATTTAGTGCAAAATTCGTACGCCAGCATGCAAAACATGGTCAAGGCACAGGGTCAGAGGAAGCGCGCCTACCACATGAACGGGGTTGCGTGCGAGCAGGGGAACTTTGATTGGGGACATGGTGGCGGTTGCAACGGTTTTGACGGTTTCGGCAACTTCGATGGTTACGGCAGCTTCGGCCACTGGAACAGTGTTATGAGCCTGAACTGCCGTCCCCCGCGCAGGAACCAAGTCAACATGAATAGCCTCAACCGTTGCAACCAGGTCAGCCGGAACAGCCGCAACAACGGCAACCAGTACAGCAAGTCAATTCGGAGCTACCAGAATGAGTTCCCAATTCCTTATGTGAACGGGGTGCAAAAGAGTGCCAATGACTATACGGGCTGCGCGGAGAACCCCGGGGGATACCGACATAACCAAAACGTGTACATGGTGAACAATTTGTGCAACCCACATGGGAATGGGAAACAGAAAATGCTTTCAAGCAACATGAACGGTGGACGCTTTCGGGGCTACCCCAAGATGTAG
- a CDS encoding hypothetical protein (putative): protein MDSRTAISMDNAESNSHLFLSDEKKGASHNFSTPDYYHNRREDKFKFAPGHNYGHNYDRSYNHSYDHSYGHSYGHSYGHSYGRHTYNHSCDNSYGHGYDHRRGLSHTHKHNVSPPSCGVDLKSGKNRFDSFAAPKSYSHVVKGENAKLCGNVETLLDVGPCEDDPRKGEPEIFPNPHSTSLHSTDHDSQVATHHHICHSGGYTDEVGTVDRRNREELSERADHTALGQLDEPVEKDQIFQTETIAYKPHDLSTNGSIYTKEYKANNEKVRQNNINNQIIKDIRRSKSNYNFRNIVITNVFLGNIPPNITEERIKNVLEIFGYIIHIEYKWSIDKWSYAFVYFVDEKCAINAVNILNQKKFFDNSPNHKLICFIVSKQIPNQNTLHYSKANFSLLKDGPPGANLFLYGIPLKWTELNLIQLVNKYGHVVGLRIPYINNEHDKKQGNRGFGFVSYDNKKSAIEAFEELSKMYIHGKLLKVQLKNGEEHLLPPKLKSMYSASVGVNPNVSMNSNVSMNSSVNMNSSVNMNSSVNANSSMNMNSSVNANSNVNANSSVNMNPDMSIHASPDVNPNVNVQGDQSKVKDPNSTKTAQSLVSTTDTLKTLNSVNSADAPKKPRSNFPSSSSSANCSGSSQGANFMTGKNMIVEHVCNGTDNHMQHISTPDPNSTVELLSNDAGSNTMPLRSSHGRFVKHFSDNYYNKYHTTSKRLNNYMHSFHHSSTLGNNAVPPAYPVEPLSDIHKTSEVVDVFRGTGASSNTRLYYTQKGENGSSFGGALGSVTGCLISDENGSESESGSPIEYTGMSKYPHNVEGAATKMNSKNETTTYDYADDRFDHVLNERVGTNDREETDRGELYSCGMRRTFHIPIEPKATGINSKLYYHPNQIGGHKFLMNGNPTASYNCGQLGEDTNADKVQVARLNHLKNKIYVHQKKNMFCNPSVEGRTGVNMYSQFFTNGTTGEGSVDGGGSGKWDGKWNGNWSAKWDGNWSGKWDGNWNSFAPLGDSLRSSKGRTQMGGENGNITSFLNNIWYDNGQNGSSVPCSPSAGCSAGCSAGCNAACSAPYSRSYKDWHNKGNTGGSDEYGNYCRSGANNHAASTIGNNDKRGVRNEAMCNAEVEEALLAGEEKGDVQMNKSSHLHGNENANDWQYGEMECEEVNGASQSDENFYLSFDHEDLRDAAVGSGSAGGSGGGSGGSRGSAGSVNDTSNYCKNMQLFFSFLNTYANKSSLNIDDYISKENMQLYEMLNPKIDKQSDKNLLEHSFMELLSKNKKNETQCEQELEGQLPNQLDKEEAQDEAGKELHKYNTMSYLQEDYDQMLHYDPPDFLNAGHFSSSFYDRIDAYAADENNKDGNGEGSGNNNGSGNRSGNRSGSGNHNPGSGDKRLYQEEGLPEQGDELLDRYLSDMYVFNDYTGANNCSKPMFNFEARNDGDADADANGEKMHCNTGNANPDNESSGNSGSSANSSSSSSSSTSCSSKVVSSALEIASKRAPTYYEDSNRSANSGFNFKTSSAGKGA, encoded by the exons ATGGATTCGCGAACCGCAATTTCGATGGATAATGCCGAAAGTAACAGTCATTTATTCCTTTccgatgaaaaaaagggagctaGCCATAATTTTAGCACCCCCGATTACTACCACAACAGGAGGGAGGATAAATTTAAGTTCGCGCCGGGTCACAACTACGGCCACAACTACGACCGCAGTTACAACCACAGCTACGATCACAGCTACGGTCACAGCTACGGTCACAGCTATGGTCACAGCTACGGTCGTCACACCTACAATCACAGCTGCGATAATAGTTATGGCCATGGTTACGATCATAGGCGCGGCCTTAGCCACACCCACAAACACAACGTTTCACCCCCTTCCTGCGGCGTCGATTTGAAGAGCGGGAAAAACAGGTTCGACTCTTTCGCAGCCCCCAAAAGTTACAGTCACGTTGTTAAGGGAGAAAATGCAAAGCTTTGTGGAAACGTCGAGACGTTATTAGATGTGGGACCCTGTGAAGATGATCCTAGAAAGGGAGAACCCGAGATTTTCCCGAACCCGCATAGCACCAGTTTACATAGCACAGATCATGATTCGCAAGTAGCTACGCACCATCATATATGCCACAGTGGGGGGTACACAGACGAGGTGGGGACGGTGGACAGGAGGAACCGAGAAGAGCTCTCAGAACGGGCAGATCATACTGCACTGGGACAGCTGGACGAACCTGTGGAGAAGGATCAAATCTTCCAAACAGAAACTATTGCCTACAAACCGCATGACCTGAGTACCAACGGATCCATTTACACAAAAGAGTACAAAGCGAATAACGAAAAAGTGagacaaaataatattaacaaTCAAATTATTAAGGATATTAGAAGAAGTAAATCAAATTATAATTTCAGAAATATAGTCATTACGAATGTTTTTTTGGGAAATATTCCTCCGAATATAACAGAGGAGAGGATAAAAAACGTATTGGAAATTTTTGGCTACATAATCCACATTGAGTATAAATGGTCTATTGATAAATGGTCCTATGCATTTGTCTACTTCGTTGACGAGAAGTGTGCAATAAATGCTGTGAACATTTTGAAtcagaagaaattttttgacAACTCTCCCAATCACAAGCTGATATGCTTTATCGTTTCGAAGCAAATTCCGAACCAGAACACGCTTCACTACAGCAAGGCCAATTTTTCCCTCTTGAAGGACGGTCCTCCGG GCGCAAATCTTTTCCTGTACGGAATCCCCCTCAAGTGGACCGAACTGAACCTGATCCAACTGGTTAACAAGTACGGCCATGTCGTGGGCCTTAGAATCCCATACATAAACAACGAACATGATAAGAAGCAGGGGAATAGAGGCTTTGGTTTTGTGTCATACGACAACAAGAAGTCTGCCATTGAGGCGTTTGAGGAGCTGTCCAAAATGTACATCCACGGGAAGCTCCTGAAGGTGCAgttgaaaaatggagaggagCATTTGTTGCCGCCCAAGCTGAAGAGCATGTACAGCGCGAGCGTGGGAGTCAACCCCAATGTGAGCATGAACAGCAATGTGAGCATGAACAGCAGCGTGAACATGAACAGCAGTGTGAACATGAACAGCAGCGTGAACGCGAACTCCAGTATGAACATGAACAGCAGTGTGAACGCGAACTCCAATGTGAACGCGAACTCCAGTGTGAACATGAACCCTGACATGAGCATCCATGCCAGCCCAGACGTCAACCCCAACGTGAACGTCCAGGGGGACCAAAGCAAAGTAAAGGACCCGAACAGCACCAAAACGGCGCAGAGCCTCGTGAGCACCACCGACACGCTGAAAACGCTGAACTCCGTCAATTCTGCAGATGCGCCGAAGAAACCGAGAAGTAACTTCCctagcagtagcagcagcgCGAACTGCAGCGGCAGCAGTCAGGGAGCCAACTTCATGACGGGAAAGAACATGATAGTAGAACACGTGTGTAACGGTACGGACAACCACATGCAACACATTTCTACACCGGACCCGAACTCCACAGTGGAGTTGCTATCAAATGACGCAGGTAGCAACACCATGCCATTGAGGAGCTCACACGGGAGGTTCGTCAAACATTTTTCAGACAACTATTACAATAAATATCACACGACAAGCAAGAGACTGAATAATTACATGCACAGCTTTCACCATTCCAGCACCCTAGGCAACAATGCGGTTCCTCCTGCGTACCCAGTGGAACCCCTCAGCGATATACATAAGACGAGCGAAGTAGTGGATGTGTTTCGAGGCACCGGTGCAAGTAGCAACACCCGTTTGTATTATACTCAAAAGGGCGAAAATGGGAGCTCTTTTGGGGGTGCACTTGGAAGCGTCACCGGATGTCTGATTAGCGATGAAAATGGAAGCGAATCAGAGAGTGGAAGCCCCATCGAGTACACAGGAATGAGTAAGTACCCCCATAACGTGGAAGGTGCAGCAACGAAAATGAATTCGAAGAATGAAACTACAACGTATGACTATGCAGATGATCGTTTTGACCACGTCCTTAATGAACGCGTTGGTACCAATGATAGGGAGGAGACGGACAGAGGAGAGCTTTATTCCTGTGGTATGAGGCGAACGTTTCATATACCGATCGAACCAAAGGCTACAGGAATAAACAGTAAACTGTATTATCACCCGAACCAAATAGGAGGACATAAGTTTTTAATGAATGGGAATCCAACCGCTTCGTACAACTGTGGCCAATTGGGGGAGGACACAAATGCCGACAAAGTGCAGGTAGCTAGATTGAATCATCTGAAGAATAAGATTTATGTgcatcagaaaaaaaacatgttttGCAATCCCAGTGTGGAGGGAAGGACGGGCGTGAATATGTACAGTCAGTTTTTTACGAATGGCACAACGGGAGAGGGTAGCGTCgacgggggggggagcggaaAGTGGGACGGAAAGTGGAACGGCAATTGGAGTGCAAAGTGGGACGGAAACTGGAGTGGAAAGTGGGACGGAAACTGGAACAGCTTTGCGCCCCTCGGAGACTCACTTAGAAGCTCGAAGGGCAGAACGCAGATGGGAGGCGAAAACGGGAACATAACATCCTTTCTAAATAATATCTGGTACGACAATGGTCAGAATGGCTCAAGTGTCCCCTGCAGCCCAAGTGCTGGTTGCAGTGCTGGTTGCAGTGCTGGTTGCAATGCTGCTTGTAGTGCTCCTTACAGTAGATCTTATAAGGATTGGCATAACAAGGGAAACACGGGAGGATCGGACGAATATGGTAATTACTGCCGCAGTGGTGCAAACAACCATGCTGCTAGTACTATTGGGAACAACGACAAAAGGGGTGTGCGAAACGAAGCGATGTGTAACgcggaagtggaagaagctCTCCTGGCCGGAGAGGAGAAGGGGGATGTTCAAATGAACAAAAGCTCCCATCTACATGGAAATGAAAATGCAAACGATTGGCAGTATGGGGAAATGGAGTGCGAAGAAGTGAACGGAGCAAGCCAAAGTGACGAGAACTTTTATCTTAGTTTTGATCACGAGGATTTGCGCGACGCGGCGGTTGGAAGTGGTAGCGCTGGTGGCAGCGGTGGCGGCAGCGGTGGCAGCAGAGGAAGCGCGGGAAGTGTCAACGACACGTCCAACTACTGCAAAAACATGCAgctcttcttctccttcctaaACACATACGCAAACAAAAGCTCGCTAAACATCGACGACTATATTAGCAAGGAAAACATGCAGCTGTACGAAATGCTGAACCCAAAAATTGATAAGCAGTCGGACAAGAACCTTTTGGAACACTCCTTTATGGAACTCCTCTcgaagaacaagaaaaacgAGACGCAGTGTGAGCAGGAGCTCGAGGGGCAGCTGCCAAATCAGTTGGATAAAGAAGAGGCGCAGGACGAAGCGGGGAAAGAGCTCCACAAGTACAACACCATGTCCTACTTGCAGGAAGACTATGACCAAATGTTGCATTATGACCCCCCCGATTTTCTCAACGCGGGTCACTTCAGTTCTAGCTTTTATGACCGCATCGACGCGTATGCCGcggatgaaaataataaggaTGGCAATGGTGAAGGCAGCGGTAACAACAATGGCAGTGGCAATCGCAGCGGCAATCGCAGCGGCAGTGGCAATCACAACCCGGGCAGCGGTGACAAAAGGCTGTACCAGGAAGAAGGACTCCCAGAGCAAGGCGATGAACTTTTAGATCGATACCTGAGCGACATGTACGTTTTTAATGATTATACGGGTGCGAATAATTGCAGCAAGCCCATGTTCAACTTTGAAGCGAGGAACGATGGGGATGCGGATGCGGATGCTAATGGTGAGAAGATGCACTGCAACACGGGTAATGCCAACCCGGACAATGAAAGCAGCGGCAATAGCGGTAGCAGTgccaacagcagcagcagtagtagtagtagcacCAGCTGCAGCAGCAAAGTCGTTTCGAGCGCGCTGGAGATCGCAAGCAAGCGCGCTCCGACGTACTACGAAGACAGCAACAGGAGTGCGAACAGCGGCTTCAACTTCAAGACCAGCAGCGCGGGGAAAGGTGCGTAG
- a CDS encoding hypothetical protein (putative): MYEIYYLNEQEEFEKSKENDEIHSSLILKNRCVNVEKKKVVGENTYEGGYTIWECTWEMLKFLHREGIDFRSKNVLELGCGHGLVGIKVLLDEGNVVFQELNKEVINDVLLPNIRKNLNIKMKRKKLKDKKNYMKIHSQFFKCTIINKPWNKLNKKIRKKKLNPFDFIIGNEILYRKENYYHILKILKQNMGYNGKAYFGTKSYYFGFEDEGAGTNSFLDYVNNNEHFNFCARVVQTNSDKSVYSKDIIEVTFSGMGELSCEMEEIDQDAV; encoded by the exons atgtacgaGATTTACTACCTAAATGAACAGGAAGAATTCGAAAAGTCGAAAGAAAATGACGAAATCCACAGTTCCCTGATTTTGAAAAACCGTTGTGTtaatgtggagaaaaaaaaggtggttGGGGAAAATACTTACGAGGGGGGATACACCATCTGGGAATGCACGTGGGAAATGCTGAAATTTCTACACAGAGAGGGGATCGACTTTAGGAGTAAGAATGTCCTAGAGCTAG GCTGTGGACACGGCCTGGTCGGCATAAAGGTCCTCCTGGACGAAGGAAACGTCGTCTTCCAGGAACTGAACAAAGAAGTGATTAACGACGTGCTGCTACCGAACATAAGAAAAAActtgaacataaaaatgaagagaaaaaaactcaaggataaaaaaaactacatgAAAATACACAGCCAATTTTTCAAGTGCACCATTATCAATAAACCCTGGAACaagttgaataaaaaaattcggaagaaaaaattaaacccATTTGATTTTATCAtaggaaatgaaatattatatagaaaGGAGAATTAttatcacattttaaaaattctcAAGCAGAACATGGGGTATAATGGAAAGGCGTACTTCGGCACCAAGTCTTATTACTTCGGCTTTGAAGACGAGGGGGCTGGCACGAACAGCTTCCTTGACTATGTGAATAACAACGAGCACTTCAACTTTTGCGCTCGGGTTGTTCAGACCAATTCAGACAAGTCGGTGTATTCCAAGGACATCATAGAGGTGACCTTCTCCGGCATGGGCGAGTTGTCGTGCGAGATGGAAGAGATAGATCAGGATGCCGTGTGA